In Apium graveolens cultivar Ventura chromosome 10, ASM990537v1, whole genome shotgun sequence, the following are encoded in one genomic region:
- the LOC141689836 gene encoding pentatricopeptide repeat-containing protein At1g03540 → MKLFCMYIRHYSYGNNLNPTITSNSIVSNILSLCKSGNLFDALKLLNSIHSNTILVKPLVYASLLQTCTKVHSFNHGLLLHCHLIKSGLETDRFVGNSLLALYFKLGSNFDQTRRVFDGLFVKDVVTWTSMISGYVKIGKPRNGLDFYWRMVGEGVEPNGFTLSCVIKACSELGEVNLGRGFHGVVFRCGFDGNNVICSALIDMYGRNKCSSDARRLFEEMVEPDSICCTSVISACTRSDLYEEALGFFYKTQRMYQFVPDEYMFGSILMACGNLGRLKQGKEVHAKVIVIGETGNVIVGSSLVDMYGKCGLVTNSRFVYDRMTRKNAVTCSALLNAYCQKGDFETVIELFRKMEVNLYSFGTVLRSCAGLAAVRQAKEVHCQYLRRGGWRDIVVESALVDVYSKCGCIDFAYRIFKQMVFRNLVTWNSMICGLAQNGRGIETLKALNEMIEEGTVPDYITFVGVLFACSHAGLVHEGRKNFNSMTEEYGIKAGVEHYNCMVDLLGRAGQIEEAETLLNKSDLSTDSSLWAALLGACATSRNSTAAERIAKKMMELEPKNHLSYVLLANVYRDVGRWSDADRIRKLMQNRGVKKIMPGKSWIDIQGSLGLSCDKACVEFPG, encoded by the coding sequence ATGAAGCTATTCTGTATGTACATCCGTCACTACAGCTATGGTAATAATCTCAACCCCACCATAACCTCAAACTCAATTGTATCTAACattctctctctctgcaaatcaGGTAATCTTTTTGATGCCCTTAAGCTTCTTAACTCAATTCATTCTAATACTATTCTTGTTAAACCCCTTGTTTATGCATCTTTATTACAAACCTGTACTAAAGTTCACTCCTTTAATCATGGGTTGTTATTACATTGTCATTTAATTAAGTCAGGCCTTGAAACTGATAGATTTGTTGGCAATAGTTTACTTGCTCTTTACTTTAAATTGGGTTCTAATTTTGATCAAACAAGGAGGGTTTTTGATGGGCTTTTTGTTAAAGATGTTGTTACTTGGACTTCGATGATTTCGGGTTATGTTAAGATAGGGAAACCTAGAAATGGGCTTGATTTTTATTGGAGAATGGTTGGGGAGGGTGTGGAGCCTAATGGGTTTACTTTATCTTGTGTGATTAAGGCGTGTTCGGAGCTCGGGGAGGTGAATCTTGGTAGAGGGTTTCATGGGGTTGTTTTTAGATGTGGGTTTGATGGGAATAATGTGATTTGTAGTGCTTTGATTGATATGTATGGGAGGAATAAATGTTCGAGTGATGCGCGTAGGTTGTTTGAGGAAATGGTTGAACCGGATTCTATTTGTTGCACTTCGGTTATTTCTGCGTGTACTAGGAGTGATTTGTATGAAGAGGCTTTAGGGTTTTTTTATAAGACTCAAAGAATGTATCAGTTTGTTCCTGATGAGTACATGTTTGGGTCGATTCTGATGGCTTGTGGTAATTTGGGCAGATTAAAGCAGGGTAAAGAAGTTCATGCTAAGGTTATTGTAATTGGAGAGACTGGTAATGTGATTGTTGGTAGTAGTCTTGTAGACATGTACGGGAAATGTGGACTGGTTACTAATTCCCGATTTGTATATGATAGGATGACTAGGAAGAATGCGGTTACTTGCTCTGCATTGCTTAATGCCTACTGTCAAAAAGGTGATTTTGAAACTGTTATAGAGCTTTTCAGGAAAATGGAGGTTAATCTCTATAGCTTTGGAACTGTTCTTCGTTCTTGTGCGGGGTTGGCAGCTGTAAGACAAGCGAAAGAGGTTCACTGCCAGTATTTGAGGAGGGGTGGTTGGAGAGATATTGTAGTTGAATCAGCTCTTGTTGATGTATATTCGAAATGTGGTTGCATCGATTTTGCTTATAGAATATTTAAGCAAATGGTGTTTAGGAATCTTGTAACTTGGAACTCTATGATTTGTGGGTTGGCTCAAAATGGAAGAGGTATAGAAACACTTAAAGCATTAAATGAGATGATCGAGGAGGGCACTGTACCTGATTACATTACTTTTGTTGGAGTCCTTTTTGCTTGTAGCCATGCCGGTTTAGTTCATGAAGGGCGAAAAAATTTCAACTCAATGACTGAGGAGTATGGTATTAAGGCTGGTGTGGAACATTATAACTGCATGGTTGATCTCCTCGGCCGTGCAGGACAGATAGAGGAGGCAGAAACCCTGCTAAATAAATCGGATCTGAGTACTGATTCTTCTCTTTGGGCAGCACTTCTTGGTGCTTGCGCAACTAGTAGAAATTCCACTGCTGCTGAACGTATTGCCAAGAAAATGATGGAATTGGAACCAAAAAACCATTTGAGCTATGTGCTGCTAGCTAATGTTTATAGGGATGTTGGTCGGTGGAGTGATGCTGATAGGATTAGAAAGCTAATGCAAAATCGAGGTGTTAAGAAGATAATGCCTGGAAAGAGCTGGATTGATATTCAGGGAAGCTTGGGTTTGTCTTGCGATAAGGCCTGTGTAGAGTTCCCTGGATGA
- the LOC141691994 gene encoding RNA polymerase II C-terminal domain phosphatase-like 4, giving the protein MAQTVAAAVDYEVLELDKLFGSMGIENSKLKHLQSQKKLCLILDLDHTLIHASDECNFKKTAGNSSLGNVDDVFLLNFWTIKYAVKLRPFVRKFLKEASKLFEMYIYTLAGRDYARAVAKVLDPEGVYFGSRIISSEESTDAYEKSLDVLPNVNESFVLILDDLKHVWPKYSRNLILMNRYVYFDPPNSVFSDETEGSGALVCALEVLKEVHTLYFKRDNLSVDCDVRDLLELVLNHSSN; this is encoded by the coding sequence ATGGCTCAAACAGTTGCAGCTGCAGTAGATTATGAAGTGCTTGAACTAGACAAACTTTTCGGAAGCATGGGAATCGAAAATTCAAAGTTGAAGCATCTACAAAGCCAAAAAAAATTGTGTTTGATTTTGGATTTGGATCATACTCTTATTCACGCATCAGatgaatgcaatttcaaaaaAACCGCAGGAAATTCTAGTTTGGGTAATGTTGATGATGTTTTTCTACTAAATTTTTGGACGATCAAGTACGCGGTTAAGTTGAGACCGTTTGTACGAAAGTTCTTGAAAGAAGCAAGCAAGTTGTTTGAGATGTACATATACACTCTTGCAGGACGCGATTATGCCAGGGCAGTTGCCAAGGTTCTTGATCCGGAAGGGGTGTATTTCGGATCAAGAATTATATCGTCAGAAGAGTCTACTGACGCGTATGAAAAGAGTCTTGATGTTTTGCCTAATGTTAATGAAAGTTTTGTTCTTATTTTGGATGATTTAAAGCATGTATGGCCAAAATACTCGCGTAATCTGATCCTGATGAACAGGTACGTTTATTTTGATCCGCCTAACAGTGTGTTTAGCGACGAAACAGAAGGTTCAGGAGCTTTGGTCTGTGCATTGGAAGTCCTCAAAGAGGTACATACTTTGTATTTCAAGAGAGACAATCTTTCGGTGGACTGTGATGTGAGAGACCTGCTAGAACTTGTACTTAATCATTCAAGTAATTAA